Genomic DNA from Mesorhizobium sp. 131-2-1:
GTCCCGAGATCCCTATCGCCGAACTTCTGTCCGCCGTCGGTCGTGAACGGATCGAGGCCAAGGGCGATACCTTGCCGGCGAACGCTACGGTTGAGGAGCGCTACAAGAACTACACCACCATCGCCGTGTCGATCCCGCACACCGAGGGCGACTATTCGCGCCACTCCTGGTGCGCGCATTTCGTCGAGGTCAGGGTCGACGAGGATTTCGGCGCTGTGCGGGTCTCGCGCGTCGTGTCGGCGCTGGATTCCGGCCGGCTCTACAATCCGAAGCTGGCGGAAAGCCAGTGGAAGGGCGGCATCATCATGGGCATCGGCCAGGCGCTTCTCGAGGAAGGCATGGTCGACCGCCGCCACGGCCGCATCGTCAACGGCAACCTCGCCGACTACATGATCCCGACCAATGCCGACATCCCGGACATCGAGACGATCTCGGTCGGCATCCCCGACCCGCATTCCTCGGCGCTCGGCGGCAAGGGCGTCGGCGAGCTCGGCATCGTCGGCGTCGCGCCGGCGATCGCCAACGCGGTGTTCCATGCCACGGGCAAGAGGATCAGGGATCTGCCGATTACCTTGGAGAAGGTGATCTGAAGTTGTCGCGAGACACCCCCCCCTGGCCGGCAAGCCAGCGGGGGTGCTGTCCTGCCGGCGTCTCAGCAAATCACACCTCACTTGGGGAGATCAGACGCTCGCCAGCAAGTTCGCATCCCGTGCCAACCGCCAGCGCCCATCGCCTTCCTTGCGCAGCAGCGTGAGCGTGTAGCCGGACCGCCGCACCGGCCCGCCGCCCGCCGGCGTTGCCGTCAGGTCGATGCGGTTGCGGATATAGGCCCAGTCGCCGAGCAGCTTGAGTTCGACGATCTCGCTCGAGCTATCGATCTTCGTCTCGCCCATGGCCCTTGAGGCGGCGGCGAAGGCCTCCTTGCCGAACGGTTCCTTGCCGGGAACCATGAAGACCACGTCGTCGGTCATCAGCGAGAGCACGGTCTCCAGATCGCCCTTCCGGCTCGCCGCCATCCAGGCATCGACCACCTGCCGGATCGCGCTTTCGTCTTCGGTCATTGGTTTGCCTCCCTGCAATCGCGTGGCGGGCGGATCATCGATGAAATAGGTGGGGCAAACGTCGCCGCTGGCAATATGCGCCTGCGGATGCGCCGACGGCTGGGTCACGGATTGGCTTGGGAGCCGTGACGGGCCGACTGCCAGTCAGCTTTGCCCAAGAGTGGTTGGCCGCGGTGGCTCGCGACGACTCGCCAAAGAGTGGTTTTCCAACATCGGCAGCAGCAGTAGTATTGCTGCACGGGTTTGTTGAACTTCACGTGGGGTTCGAGAGGTATGCCGCGAGCGCGACGCCAGATGGCGCTGACTGCTGATTTGGTCGCGCGTACAATTCGCGCGATTGAGAATACCGGTCCGCCCCCGGATCTGGTTCGCAATCCCGAAACCGAGTGGAACGCCATCATTCGGGAAATGTTGGCAACGCGTCCTGATGGACGGGATGTGTGGATTTTCGCCTATGGCTCACTTCTCTGGAACCCCGCCGTGGAGCACGTGGAGGAACGTGCGGGCGTAGTGCCGGGGTGGCACCGTTCGTTCTGTATTCGCATGCGAGATTGGCGCGGAACTGTCGACCAGCCAGGCCTGATGATGGGGCTCGACCGGGGAGGCCAGTGCAGGGGGATGGCCCTACGGCTGGCGGAGGACACGGTTGAGGCCCAACTCGGAAAACTTGTCCGGCGCGAAATGCCGGTGAGGCCGTCCAGCAAGCCGTTCACCCACGGCTACCGCTGGCTGCAGGTTCAGACATCTCAAGGGCTCGTTCGAGCCATTGCCTTCGTCGTCAACCGAAAGGGAGGCAACTATATGGGAGGCCTTACCCTGGATGAGACGGCCGGCATTTTGGCAAGAGCCTGTGGCCACGCAGGGTCGTGCGCAGAATATCTTCACAACACAATCTCGCAATTGGAGGCCTTGGGCATTCGGGATCGCAACTTGTGGCGCTTGCAGTCGCTTGTTGCAGACAAGCTTACTTCGTCGCATCCGTGACCGGGTGCGGCATCCCGCGCGCCGAGGTAGCGGGAGCGCAAATTGGGTGCTGTCCCGACGGCGTCTCTCAAAAGAATCCCGCCCCGGTTCGCCAATCTCCAGCAGCCGCCTACCACTCCAGTCCGAAGACCAGCTTGCCG
This window encodes:
- a CDS encoding gamma-glutamylcyclotransferase, which translates into the protein MALTADLVARTIRAIENTGPPPDLVRNPETEWNAIIREMLATRPDGRDVWIFAYGSLLWNPAVEHVEERAGVVPGWHRSFCIRMRDWRGTVDQPGLMMGLDRGGQCRGMALRLAEDTVEAQLGKLVRREMPVRPSSKPFTHGYRWLQVQTSQGLVRAIAFVVNRKGGNYMGGLTLDETAGILARACGHAGSCAEYLHNTISQLEALGIRDRNLWRLQSLVADKLTSSHP
- a CDS encoding YybH family protein codes for the protein MTQPSAHPQAHIASGDVCPTYFIDDPPATRLQGGKPMTEDESAIRQVVDAWMAASRKGDLETVLSLMTDDVVFMVPGKEPFGKEAFAAASRAMGETKIDSSSEIVELKLLGDWAYIRNRIDLTATPAGGGPVRRSGYTLTLLRKEGDGRWRLARDANLLASV